TCCCGGATAGCCTCTGACTCTTCCTTGACGACCTCTTCTTCCTCCTTCTCGTGCGCCACTTTTGACGTTACCAGAGACGGAGCCGGGGCGAGCCGATTGCTGACTGCCAAAGGCTTCGGGTATGATGACGCCGTTTTTTCAAGACGGAGGGACACATGAAACGCTTGCAAGACAAAGTCGCGCTCGTCACCGGCGGCGGCCGTGGCATCGGGCGCGCCATTAGCCTACGGCTCGCGGACGAAGGCGCAAAAGTCGCCATCGCCGATATTCTCGAAGAGGAAGCTGGCCACGTCGTTGCAGAGATCACCAAGAATGGTGGACGCGCCATGGCAATCAAGACCGATGTCACCAACCTCGACCAAGTGCGCGGGTGCGTGCAGCACGTGACCGACACGTGGGGACAGGTCGATGTCCTGGTCAACAACGCGGGCTGGGACAAGCTCGAACCGTTTGCCGAAAGCAAACCGGAAACCTGGGACAAGGTCATCGCCATCAATCTCAAAGGCCCCATCGGCTTCTGTCACGCGGTCATTCCGCAAATGATCGCGCGGAAGTCCGGGAAGATTATTTCCATCAGCTCCGACGCCGGCCGGGTGGGCTCGACCGGTGAAGCGGTGTACTCCGCCTGCAAAGCCGGCCTCATCGGCTTCAGCAAAACCCTGGCGCGCGAACTGGCGCGGGCCAAGATCAATGTCAACGTGGTGTGTCCCGGCCCCACGGAAACCCCATTGTTGCAAGGCATCACCGGCGGCACCGCTGGAGCTAAGGTCATCGACGCCATGACCCGCGCCGTGCCGTTCCGCCGTCTCGGGCAGCCGGACGAGATCGCCGCCGCCGTGGCCTTCTTCGCCTCGCCGGATGCGGATTTCGTTACCGGACAAACCTTGTCGGTCAGCGGCGGGCTGACGATGGCGGGATAGCTATCAGCGGTCAGCTATCAGCTCAAAAAACTGCATCGGACTTCTGGCTGATGGCTGATAGCGAATTGTCAACGACGCTCGCGCCGGAGGAAACAATGAGCGCAACCTCGCAAAAAGATTATTTGCTGACGCCGTATCGAGTGCTGGATCTCACCGGCGAGACTGGCATGATGTGCGGCAAGGTGCTGGGCGATTTGGGAGCTGAGGTCGTCATCGTCGAACCGCCGGGCGGGCATCCTGCGCGCGCGATCGGTCCGTTCTACAAAGATCAAGTCGAGCCCGAGAAGAGTTTGTTCTGGTTCGCTTTCAACACCAGCAAAAAAGGCGTCACCCTCGATATTACCCGGCCCGCAGGACAGACCATTTTGAAAGACCTCGTGCGGCAGAGCGACATTGTCGTCGAGTCGTTCGCTCCCGGGTATCTCGATGCGCTCGGGATCGGGTATGCGGCGCTCTCGACGGTGAAGCCGGATCTGATTTTCACCTCCATCACGCCCTTCGGTCAGACAGGGCCACGTCGCGATTGGAAAGGCACGGATCTGACGTTGCAAGCACGGTCGGGGTTTCAATATTTACTCGGCGATCCCGACCGCGCGCCGGTTCGCATCAGCGTGCCGATGACCGCAACCAAAGCCGGCACCGAAGCCGCTAGCGCCTCGCTCTTCGCCTTGTTTCATCGCAACCGCACCGGCCAGGGGCAACAGGTCGATGTCTCAATGCAGGCGTCCGGTGTCTGGCAAATGATGAACGCGTCGTCCTTTCCCATTCATCACAAAACCGATCAAGGGCGCGCGGGCGACCGCTACAACGCCGGGTTCGGCAATGCTCGCGCCATCTTGGCGTGCGCGGACGGCTATGTCACCTTCTTGACCATGGGCGGTCATATGGGCGCGCCGACGCTCTACGCCATGGGACGATGGATGGAGAGCGAGGGCAAACTGCCGGACGTCATGCGCGGAAAAAAATGGGAAGAGTGGGATTTGTCTCGCCTCGCCCGCGACGCCCAAGCACGGCAAGAGATGGACGATCTCAACGAAACCCTTGCCACGTTTCTTACCACCAAGTCGAAGTGGGAGATTTTCGAGCGCGCCTGTAGCGAGAAGATTCTCACCGCTCCAGTCAATAACGTTAAAGACCTCGTCGCCCATCCACAGCCCAACGCGCGCGGATTTTTCCACAAGCTGCCGCACCCGGAACTCAACGACGAGATTCTCTACCCTGGACATTGGGCGCTGATGAACAACGCCCAAGCCGGACCGCGTTTCCGTGCCCCGCTGATTGGAGAACATAACGAAGAAGTTTATGGCCAGCGGTTGGGGCATAGCCAAGACGAAATCGCGGCCTGGCGGAGGAATGGGACTATTTGATGAGGTGTTGTCATTCCGAGCCGCAACGCAGTGGAGGCGAGGAATCTCGTATTATTCCTGCCAGTTTGAGATTCCTCGTCGTTACTCTCCTCGGAATGACACCCCTCGGAATACCCCGGACAGACTACTGCCTACTGACTACTCTGCTCGTTGAAGACTGCCAAGGAACAACCCATGCCGCGCATATTCGACGGTTTGAAAGTACTCGATTTCGGCTGGATCGGCGTTGGTCCGATCACGGCCCGCTATTTCGCCGATCATGGTGCCACTGCCATTCGTATCGAATCGCTGACTCGCTTCGACGGGTTGCGCATGGCCCCGCCCTACAAGGACGCGAAGCCGGGGCTGAACAACAGCCAATTCTTCGCCAACTTCAACGCTAGCAAGATGAGTCTCGGTCTCAACATGGCGCATCCGGAGGCACGCGCGATCGCCAAGCGCCTGTGTCTCGAATGGGCGGACGTTATCACCGAAGGATTCACGCCCAAACAGATGCGCGCCTGGGGACTGCACTATGACGATCTCGCCCCGACCCGTCCGGACCTCATCATGGTCTCGACCTGCCAGCTTGGACAAACCGGTCCTTACTCGATGTATGCCGGGTACGGCAACATGGCTGCCTCGCTGGCCGGGTATTATGAAATCACCGGCTGGGAAGATCGTGGTCCGTGCATGGTCTACGGCGCCTACACCGATATGCTGACCCCTGCGGTCGGTGCCGCACTGATTACCGCCGCGCTCGACTATCGCCAACGCACCGGGAAAGGGCAATGGATCGACCTGGCGCAGTTCGAAGTCGGCGTGCATCACCTCCCGGCCACCGTCCTCGACTACACGGTCAACGGACGGGTTGCGACCCGCCGAGGCAATCAGGACGACCGCGCCTGTCCCCATGCTACGTGTCCTTGTCAAGGAGAGAACCGTTGGCTCTCCATCGCCGTGTTCACGGACGAAGAATGGCGCGCATTGGTCGCTGTCATGGAGAATCCCGTTTGGGCGCAAACGGAACGCTTCGCCACGTTGGCCGGCCGCAAAGCCAACGAGGAAGAAGTGAACCAACACGTTGCCGAGTGGACGACCACGCAGGATGCGTTTGCCCTGGAGGCACAGCTCCAGCATGCAGGCGTGGCCGCTGGCGTGGTCGCCAAGCAATCCGACCTCTTCGCGGACCCGCAACTACAAGACCGAGGCTTCTTCGCCTGGTGCGATCACAAAGTCATGGGTCGCACGCCCTACGACGGCTTGATGTCGCAGTTCTCCAAAACGCCGGGCCAGGTGGCCCCAGCGCCATTGCTGGGAGAACACTACGAAGAAATTCTCGGAGACATCCTCCAATACTCGGAGGAGCAGATTGCCGACCTCATCGGCCAAGGCGTGGTCGAGATGCATTTGGACTAGGGACTAGGACTTCGTCCAGGGGATTTTGTTTGATGGATGTCATTCCGAGAAGCGGAGCGACGAGGAATCTCAAGCAAGGAGGGGCAACACGAGATTCCTCACCTTCACTGCGTTCTGGTTCGGAATGACAGCCTCTCAAATTCAAACTGACAGACTACTGGGGGTTGGGGATTGATTCTTTTCCTACCCCCCTCGCCTATCCAGTCTCTCAGCCCTCTTTTTCCAAACTATCGACCACTAACTATTAACTATTTTTCCAGGAGGCCCCATGCCATTCCAAGACATCGTGTACGAAAAATCTGCAGGCATCGCGACTATCACCATTAACCGCCCGGAAGTGCGGAACGCCTTTCGCACGCTTACGGTCGATGAACTGATCGCCGCGTTTCAAGACGCGTGGTGGGATCACTCCATCGGCGCGGTCATCTTTACCGGCGCGGGAGATAAAGCGTTCTGCGCCGGTGGTGATCAAAGTGAACGCGGCGCGGGTGGGTACGATACCGGCGCAGTCGGACACGAGATGAATGTCGAAGCCCTACATGCGATCATCCGCAACATTCCTAAGCCCGTGATCGCGGCAGTGAATGGCTTCGCGATCGGCGGCGGCCATGTGCTACACGTCATCTGCGATATCAGTATTGCTTCGGAAACCGCACGGTTTGGCCAAACCGGCCCGCGGGTGGGCAGCTTCGACGCCGGCTACGGCAGCGCGTATCTCGCTCGCGTCGTTGGCGAAAAGAAGGCCCGGGAGATCTGGTACTTTTGCCGCCAATACACCGCGCAAGAGGCGCTGCAAATGGGGCTCGTCAACGCTGTCGTCCCGGCAGACAAGTTGATGGACGAAGCGCGCGCTTGGGCTGGCGAACTTTTACAGAAGAGCCCAACCGCGCTCAAATTTCTCAAATACTCGTTCAACGCCGATACAGCTCATGTCGCGGGGATCTCTAACATGGCCATGAGCGCACTGGAATTGTACTACCAAACCGATGAAGCCCTGGAAGGCGTGAATGCCTTTAACCAGCGACGCCCGGTGGATTTCTCGAAATTCAGAAAGTAGTACTCCACTTGAGAGCGACTATAAAACGAGGAGAACAACGTCATGAAACTCGGGGCAACACCAACAGCGTGCCCTCTCTGCGGCGGTGCGAAAGAGCCGGGAAGCACGACGTTTACCGTCGATCTCGGGTTTGGCGTGGTCGTCGTCCGACAAGTCCCCGCTACAGTATGCACCCAGTGTGGATCGGACTGGATTTCCGACGAGGTCGCCGAAAGACTAGAAAAGATCGTTGCGGATGCGCGAGGAAGGCGACTGCAAGTTGAAGTGACAGCATTGGAGTAACCAGCAAGGCAGGCTGGGCATGACCCAGCCTACGACCTCAACCAGTCTACCATTACCTGATAGCAATCACTTCAACGAGCGCTACGCCAGTGGTGCCACCCACGCCGCTCACGATCCCCGTGTAGACCCCAGGATTTAGAGTCACGAGCAGAGCTGCTTCCAAGCTATTGGAGGGACGAAGCCCGACAGGAATGTTCGAGGAATTCGCATCGGTCTGCCAACTGTCGTTGATCGCAATCTGGGTCGGTCCAGAAAACAGTTGCAATAACGGGTTAGCCAGGACGCCAGGTACGTTGAACGGCGGGAGCGCAAGGCTGGGACCAATCGCGCGGAGGCGCTCGCGACATTCTTCTTCCGTGCCAGTCAGCATGTCCCCCAACGTTGCATAGTTCCTCCTTTTTAGCTCTCAGCTTTCAGCCAGAAGAACAAATGAAGCGAAATGAGAAAATGTGGAGTCTTTTTCTCCCTCTTCGCTTTCTCGCCGTTTCGTTTTGCTTTGCTGACCGCTGATTGCTGCAAAGCGCCTTGACAGCCCTCTCTACCCAGTGTAGCCCAAGATGGCTGGCTCGGAAAAGGAGGGTGCCCATGGCGACCATGCCTCTCAAAGAAGTCGATACGGTCGAGATTCTCACCATTCTCGACAACACCGTCGATATGTTGCTGCCCGATGCCGCGAAGGCCAAACGCCCGCCCAGGTCGCCGGACGTGCTGACCAAGGAAAGCTTGATTGCGGAACACGGCTTTTCCGCTCTGGTCAAGGTCACCAACGGCAACACCTCTGAGTCCTTGCTCTTCGACGCCGGCCTGAGCAGACGCGGGCTCATCCACAACATGGATGTCCTGGAGATCAAGCCTAAAGAGTTCCACTCCATCGTACTCAGCCATGGCCATGCCGACCACACCCGCGGACTCATGGGCATGGTAGAGCGCTTGGGCGAGAAGAAAATGCCGCTGCTCCTGCACCCGGATGCGTTTCTCGACCGCAAGGTAATTTTCCCCGATGGCCACGAAATCAACTTGCCGCCACCGGATCGTCGCATTCTTTCGCAGGACGGCATCGAGTTCATCGAAGAGCGCGGGCCGTCCTACGTGCTCGGCGGGCTCGTGCTCGTCACCGGCCAAGTCCACCGCACAACCGATTTTGAAACTGGCTTTCCCCTGCACTACGCCCGCCAGGGAGACGAGTGGAAGAAAGACCCCTACATCCATGACGATCAAGCCGTCGTCGTGAACGTTCGCAATAAAGGCTTGGTCATTCTCACCGGCTGTGGTCACGCCGGCGCAATCAACACCATCCGACAAGCGCAGGAGTTGACCGGCGAACAAAGGGTGCACGCCGTCATCGGTGGATTTCATCTCTCGGGGCCGCTGTTCGAGCCCATCATCGCTCCCACGGTCGCCGCGCTCAAAGCAATGAACCCCGAACTGATCGTGCCCGCGCATTGCACCGGCTGGAAGGCCGTGCATGCCATCGCGCGCGAACTCCCACAGGCGTTCGTGCAAAATAGCGTCGGCACCAGGTTCGTCCTCTCGCAGTAAAGAAAGTAAAGGAGGGTCCCATGGAAGACGTACTTAAAGTCAAAGTACAACCGCTCAACGCAGAGGCGTTCAAACCCTATGGCCAAGTCCTGCAAGAGAAACAGTTGATTTACCCGGAGACCGAGGAAGGCCGGGTAGCGATGGAAATTCTCCATCTGAAATACCGCCCCAATTCCAAACGGCTGGACCAGTTGGCTATCCATTTCTCCTACAACCAGACCTTCATTCCGGTGCAAGGCTCGATGGTGCTGGTGGTAGCCCCGACGCCGCGCAACCGCGAGGCGGGGCCGGCAGGCTATGAAGTGGACTATGAAAAGATCGCAGCGTTCGTGCTGGAGCCCGGACAAGTCGCCTTCATCGACAAAGGTGCTTGGCACAACCTCATTACGTTGAACAATAACTGCACCTTCATCAACGTCACCCGCAAAAACACCGGCGAAGGCATCAGCCCAGCGGAAGAATTAGAAGGCAAGATCGAAAAAGCTCACGCCGTCCGCTCGTACGTCGAGTATG
The DNA window shown above is from Deltaproteobacteria bacterium and carries:
- a CDS encoding MBL fold metallo-hydrolase: MATMPLKEVDTVEILTILDNTVDMLLPDAAKAKRPPRSPDVLTKESLIAEHGFSALVKVTNGNTSESLLFDAGLSRRGLIHNMDVLEIKPKEFHSIVLSHGHADHTRGLMGMVERLGEKKMPLLLHPDAFLDRKVIFPDGHEINLPPPDRRILSQDGIEFIEERGPSYVLGGLVLVTGQVHRTTDFETGFPLHYARQGDEWKKDPYIHDDQAVVVNVRNKGLVILTGCGHAGAINTIRQAQELTGEQRVHAVIGGFHLSGPLFEPIIAPTVAALKAMNPELIVPAHCTGWKAVHAIARELPQAFVQNSVGTRFVLSQ
- a CDS encoding CoA transferase, producing MPRIFDGLKVLDFGWIGVGPITARYFADHGATAIRIESLTRFDGLRMAPPYKDAKPGLNNSQFFANFNASKMSLGLNMAHPEARAIAKRLCLEWADVITEGFTPKQMRAWGLHYDDLAPTRPDLIMVSTCQLGQTGPYSMYAGYGNMAASLAGYYEITGWEDRGPCMVYGAYTDMLTPAVGAALITAALDYRQRTGKGQWIDLAQFEVGVHHLPATVLDYTVNGRVATRRGNQDDRACPHATCPCQGENRWLSIAVFTDEEWRALVAVMENPVWAQTERFATLAGRKANEEEVNQHVAEWTTTQDAFALEAQLQHAGVAAGVVAKQSDLFADPQLQDRGFFAWCDHKVMGRTPYDGLMSQFSKTPGQVAPAPLLGEHYEEILGDILQYSEEQIADLIGQGVVEMHLD
- the menB gene encoding 1,4-dihydroxy-2-naphthoyl-CoA synthase, whose product is MPFQDIVYEKSAGIATITINRPEVRNAFRTLTVDELIAAFQDAWWDHSIGAVIFTGAGDKAFCAGGDQSERGAGGYDTGAVGHEMNVEALHAIIRNIPKPVIAAVNGFAIGGGHVLHVICDISIASETARFGQTGPRVGSFDAGYGSAYLARVVGEKKAREIWYFCRQYTAQEALQMGLVNAVVPADKLMDEARAWAGELLQKSPTALKFLKYSFNADTAHVAGISNMAMSALELYYQTDEALEGVNAFNQRRPVDFSKFRK
- a CDS encoding type II toxin-antitoxin system MqsA family antitoxin, translating into MKLGATPTACPLCGGAKEPGSTTFTVDLGFGVVVVRQVPATVCTQCGSDWISDEVAERLEKIVADARGRRLQVEVTALE
- a CDS encoding ureidoglycolate lyase, translated to MEDVLKVKVQPLNAEAFKPYGQVLQEKQLIYPETEEGRVAMEILHLKYRPNSKRLDQLAIHFSYNQTFIPVQGSMVLVVAPTPRNREAGPAGYEVDYEKIAAFVLEPGQVAFIDKGAWHNLITLNNNCTFINVTRKNTGEGISPAEELEGKIEKAHAVRSYVEYVDLRKRDNRVIELEL
- a CDS encoding glucose 1-dehydrogenase; protein product: MKRLQDKVALVTGGGRGIGRAISLRLADEGAKVAIADILEEEAGHVVAEITKNGGRAMAIKTDVTNLDQVRGCVQHVTDTWGQVDVLVNNAGWDKLEPFAESKPETWDKVIAINLKGPIGFCHAVIPQMIARKSGKIISISSDAGRVGSTGEAVYSACKAGLIGFSKTLARELARAKINVNVVCPGPTETPLLQGITGGTAGAKVIDAMTRAVPFRRLGQPDEIAAAVAFFASPDADFVTGQTLSVSGGLTMAG
- a CDS encoding CoA transferase → MSATSQKDYLLTPYRVLDLTGETGMMCGKVLGDLGAEVVIVEPPGGHPARAIGPFYKDQVEPEKSLFWFAFNTSKKGVTLDITRPAGQTILKDLVRQSDIVVESFAPGYLDALGIGYAALSTVKPDLIFTSITPFGQTGPRRDWKGTDLTLQARSGFQYLLGDPDRAPVRISVPMTATKAGTEAASASLFALFHRNRTGQGQQVDVSMQASGVWQMMNASSFPIHHKTDQGRAGDRYNAGFGNARAILACADGYVTFLTMGGHMGAPTLYAMGRWMESEGKLPDVMRGKKWEEWDLSRLARDAQARQEMDDLNETLATFLTTKSKWEIFERACSEKILTAPVNNVKDLVAHPQPNARGFFHKLPHPELNDEILYPGHWALMNNAQAGPRFRAPLIGEHNEEVYGQRLGHSQDEIAAWRRNGTI